ACGACCTTGCGCCGTTCGCCGGTCCCGGAGGGGCCTGCATCCGTCAGCAACGCGAGTGGGCGCCCGGCGTATGGCCGAAGGTGCTCCGGAAGACGTCGATGAACGCGCTGGCGGACGACCAACCACACAGGTGCGCTACCGCAGTCACCGGCATGTTCTCGGCAAGTAGGACCAACGCTTGTTGGAGCCGCAACTGGGTGCGCCACTGTGGGAAGGTCATGCCGAGATCGCTGCGGAACAGCCGGGACAGAGTGCGGTCGCTCGCCCCGACCTCACGGCCCAGTTCGGCGAGAGTGCGACTGTCGGCCGGATCAGCGCGCAAGATGTCGCACAGCGTCTGCAGCAGGGGCGTTGCGGGTGTGGGCAGGTGCAGTGGCTGCTTTGGCGAGGCCCGCAGTTGATCGAGCAGCACGGCTCGTAGGCGGGCGCGTTCGGGACTGTTGTCGTCCTGGGTCGA
The nucleotide sequence above comes from Streptomyces sp. NL15-2K. Encoded proteins:
- a CDS encoding helix-turn-helix transcriptional regulator — encoded protein: MTQIRHEPVAPTRTQSLAPGAAIDAHHHDDHQIVYAGRGVLAVTTSTGSWVAPGTRAIWVPAGTVHAHQAHGELELHLVGLPATENPLALETPTVLAVGPLLRELIVAYTSTQDDNSPERARLRAVLLDQLRASPKQPLHLPTPATPLLQTLCDILRADPADSRTLAELGREVGASDRTLSRLFRSDLGMTFPQWRTQLRLQQALVLLAENMPVTAVAHLCGWSSASAFIDVFRSTFGHTPGAHSRC